A region from the Lycium barbarum isolate Lr01 chromosome 8, ASM1917538v2, whole genome shotgun sequence genome encodes:
- the LOC132606752 gene encoding protein FAR1-RELATED SEQUENCE 1-like isoform X2, translated as MIPVHYILKRWTKDASNMNEVDIDLVEKDSDPKVEVTARYIHLCHTFVQISSEASESTEGYELAAKGANEIIAKLKDIKKRNESPEKLAPSKSIQNEPSEIIFIDNTNVTKVTGLKRKEPTRRSNTRPKSFTEKSKKKGRTSLPKSLQCQTKQQLDHLPCLQVPCTPLSDTSNDMGVTEGSFPPLCPPQLSQGSSNGSLTQLLRDVSFHDLNKYSQH; from the exons ATGATTCCGGTACATTATATATTAAAGCGGTGGACAAAAGATGCTTCTAACATGAACGAGGTAGATATCGATCTAGTAGAAAAAGATAGTGATCCAAAAGTTGAAGTTACTGCAAGGTACATACATTTATGCCATACTTTTGTTCAAATTTCAAGTGAAGCTTCAGAATCCACAGAAGGGTATGAATTGGCCGCAAAAGGTGCGAATGAGATAATTGCCAAGTTAAAGGATATCAAGAAGAGAAATGAATCGCCTGAAAAGTTGGCTCCAAGCAAGAGTATTCAGAACGAACCGAGTGAAATAATATTTATTGACAACACAAATGTCACAAAGGTGACCGGGTTAAAAAGAAAGGAACCAACTCGTCGCTCTAATACTCGGCCAAAGAGTTTTACGGAAAAGTCCAAGAAGAAAGGTAGGACTTCGTTGCCAAAATCTCTTCAATGCCAAACTAAGCAACAGTTAGATCACCTTCCCTGTCTTCAAGTCCCATGTACACCTTTATCAGATACATCAAATGATATG GGTGTGACAGAAGGAAGTTTTCCTCCATTGTGCCCTCCACAGTTGTCTCAAGGGTCATCTAATGGAAGTTTGACTCAACTCTTAAGA GATGtttcatttcatgatttaaacaagtattctcAACATTGA
- the LOC132606752 gene encoding protein FAR-RED ELONGATED HYPOCOTYL 3-like isoform X1 produces MIPVHYILKRWTKDASNMNEVDIDLVEKDSDPKVEVTARYIHLCHTFVQISSEASESTEGYELAAKGANEIIAKLKDIKKRNESPEKLAPSKSIQNEPSEIIFIDNTNVTKVTGLKRKEPTRRSNTRPKSFTEKSKKKGRTSLPKSLQCQTKQQLDHLPCLQVPCTPLSDTSNDMGVTEGSFPPLCPPQLSQGSSNGSLTQLLRVSEQFFNTSHTYIFF; encoded by the exons ATGATTCCGGTACATTATATATTAAAGCGGTGGACAAAAGATGCTTCTAACATGAACGAGGTAGATATCGATCTAGTAGAAAAAGATAGTGATCCAAAAGTTGAAGTTACTGCAAGGTACATACATTTATGCCATACTTTTGTTCAAATTTCAAGTGAAGCTTCAGAATCCACAGAAGGGTATGAATTGGCCGCAAAAGGTGCGAATGAGATAATTGCCAAGTTAAAGGATATCAAGAAGAGAAATGAATCGCCTGAAAAGTTGGCTCCAAGCAAGAGTATTCAGAACGAACCGAGTGAAATAATATTTATTGACAACACAAATGTCACAAAGGTGACCGGGTTAAAAAGAAAGGAACCAACTCGTCGCTCTAATACTCGGCCAAAGAGTTTTACGGAAAAGTCCAAGAAGAAAGGTAGGACTTCGTTGCCAAAATCTCTTCAATGCCAAACTAAGCAACAGTTAGATCACCTTCCCTGTCTTCAAGTCCCATGTACACCTTTATCAGATACATCAAATGATATG GGTGTGACAGAAGGAAGTTTTCCTCCATTGTGCCCTCCACAGTTGTCTCAAGGGTCATCTAATGGAAGTTTGACTCAACTCTTAAGAGTTAGTGAACAATTTTTTAATACTTCACATACGTATATATTTTTCTAA
- the LOC132606753 gene encoding non-specific lipid-transfer protein 2-like isoform X1 gives MKMVGKIVCFMVLCMVVVAPHAEAVTCDEIHVGAVGCLPYVQNRGPLEGCCGTIESLMKLLKTPQDRKIAGSCVKTALNTIEGIDFGKAAGLPGICGINVPFKGSPSVDCSKVFNKTHLKVQEFKILEIFFKAQVFNSSFGATKVLIYRATHLLSRTAFVSAYW, from the exons ATGAAAATGGTTGGCAAGATAGTATGCTTTATGGTTCTGTGCATGGTGGTGGTTGCACCTCATGCTGAGGCAGTGACGTGCGACGAGATTCATGTTGGCGCGGTTGGTTGCCTCCCGTATGTGCAGAATCGTGGCCCTCTAGAAGGCTGTTGTGGCACAATTGAAAGTCTGATGAAACTTCTCAAAACGCCACAGGACCGTAAGATTGCCGGCAGTTGCGTGAAAACGGCCCTTAATACTATAGAGGGTATTGATTTTGGCAAAGCAGCTGGTCTCCCTGGTATTTGTGGCATCAATGTTCCTTTCAAAGGCAGCCCCTCCGTTGATTGCTCCAA ggttttcaacaaaacccatctcaaggttcaagaattcaagattttggaaatcttcttcaaagctcaagtctttaattcaagttttggagcgactaag gtactgatatacagggcGACACATTTGCtgagtaggacagcattcgtatcagcttattggtga
- the LOC132608137 gene encoding protein FAR1-RELATED SEQUENCE 5-like gives MEIGSSKSQSGCNVLIKLGMEFDSDEHAYEYYNKYAGVIGFSVRREYANKNKVRGYVTSRKLVCYKEGYRDKHKRDTMVQKHRNETRTGCLAHFSVSRQSNGMFRITSFEEKHNHPLVPSSLAHMLPSQRKIKVAQAYEIDLLDDSGICPKASFDYAARQVGGQSFLGYTRRDQKNYLRDKRKDSLKHGVARSLVDYFEKQILEDPTFRYSLDLDDDGLITNVLWADGKMIRDFKIYGDVVSFDTTYRTNKEYRPLALFVGLNNHREMVIFGAALLYEESTESFVWLFNAFFKIMSADKPQTFFTDQDPAISAAISFVMPKTYHRLCVWHLEKNAFKHLNHIFRANESFPRDFSKLLYDYEYEEDFLSAWQEMLEKYDLEDNSWLKNTFVVREKWSMTYGRHTFSAGMRSTQLSESFNGYLRGYLKSDLDIVQFFKHFQRSVDDKRDNENKSNFDMTQRIPILKVKLPLLIHAREVYTPTIFDMFQNEWERSLLLQIV, from the exons ATGGAAATTGGATCTAGTAAGTCTCAAAGTGGATGTAATGTGCTCATAAAACTTGGGATGGAATTTGATTCAGATGAGCATGCATATGAATATTACAATAAATACGCTGGTGTAATTGGTTTTAGCGTAAGGAGAGAATATGCTAACAAAAATAAAGTCCGAGGGTACGTGACTTCAAGAAAATTGGTATGTTATAAAGAAGGTTATAGAGATAAACACAAACGAGATACGATGGTTCAAAAACATAGAAATGAAACTAGGACGGGGTGCTTAGCTCATTTTAGTGTTAGTCGTCAATCAAATGGAATGTTTCGCATCACTTCATTTGAAGAGAAACATAATCATCCTCTTGTTCCTTCTTCTTTGGCTCATATGTTACCCTCACAAAGAAAGATAAAAGTTGCTCAAGCATATGAAATTGACTTATTAGATGATTCAGGAATATGCCCTAAAGCTTCATTTGATTATGCTGCTCGTCAAGTTGGAGGACAATCTTTTCTAGGTTACACAAGGAGAGATCAGAAGAATTATCTTCGGGATAAAAGAAAAGATAGTTTGAAACATGGGGTGGCTCGTAGTTTGGTTGATTATTTTGAGAAACAAATACTAGAAGATCCTACTTTTCGGTATTCTTTAGATCTAGATGACGATGGTTTGATAACTAATGTATTATGGGCTGATGGAAAGATGATAAGAGATTTTAAGATTTATGGAGATGTTGTGTCCTTTGATACAACATATAGAACAAATAAAGAGTATCGACCCTTGGCGTTGTTTGTTGGTTTAAATAACCATAGGGAAATGGTTATATTTGGTGCAGCCCTTCTATACGAAGAGTCAACTGAATCATTTGTATGGCTTTTTAATGCATTCTTTAAGATTATGTCTGCGGATAAACCACAAACATTTTTCACTGATCAAGATCCCGCTATATCTGCTGCTATATCATTTGTAATGCCCAAAACATATCATCGCCTTTGTGTATGGCACTTGGAAAAGAATGCATTTAAACATCTTAATCATATCTTTAGAGCTAATGAATCATTTCCAAGAGATTTTAGCAAATTGctttatgattatgagtatgagGAGGATTTTTTAAGTGCATGGCAGGAAATGCTTGAGAAATATGACCTTGAGGATAATAGTTGGTTGAAAAACACATTTGTTGTAAGAGAGAAATGGTCCATGACATACGGAAGACATACATTCTCAGCAGGTATGCGAAGTACACAATTAAGTGAGAGTTTTAATGGATATTTAAGGGGATATTTAAAATCTGATTTGGATATTGTTCAATTTTTTAAGCATTTTCAAAGATCAGTTGATGATAAGCGTGACAATGAGAATAAGTCAAATTTTGACATGACTCAAAGAATACCTATTTTAAAGGTTAAACTTCCTTTATTGATTCATGCTAGGGAAGTATACACCCCAACTATATTTGATATGTTCCAAAATGAATGGGAAAGATCACTACTG CTGCAAATTGTTTGA
- the LOC132608136 gene encoding uncharacterized protein LOC132608136 — MKIPKRFRMPDILKYNGTTEPNEHVSAYTYAIKGNDLTDNERESVLLKKFGKTLPKGAMIWYHNLPEHSIDSFSMLADAFIKAHAGAIKVETRKSDLFNVKQQDDQTLREFVARFQMERFHSRAQFEKLGYIYEAKAKSNRVPGKGSDRSKRMVDRDSRSSYDRYQPYPFDRRGNRRNIESGKNDRRNDRGQSSCGLINRNAVDRAPGNREIPRLSEYSFCIDVATIAAAVIRNKETRHPRPIQSDPEKRDKSLICKYHHTHGHRTEDCQQLREEVGRLFNLGHLREFLSERGKTHFKNRDSNKQDRQEEPQQVIHMIMAGIDVPIKPVVKFTKISITREKHIRHDDLDGPISFNDEDMEGIAQPHNDALVARPISSDGELSNSWDY, encoded by the exons ATGAAAATCCCTAAGAGATTTCGCATGCCCGATATCTTGAAGTATAATGGGACGACGGAGCCAAATGAACATGTGTCTGCATATACATATGCTATTAAGGGCAATGATCTCACCGATAATGAAAGGGAATCAGTGCTACTTAAGAAATTTGGGAAAACCCTGCCAAAGGGGGCGATGATTTGGTATCACAacttgcccgagcattcaattgaTTCATTTTCCATGCTCGCTGATGCTTTCATCAAGGCCCATGCCGGGGCCATCAAGGTCGAAACGCGAAAATCGGACTTGTTCAACGTCAAGCAGCAAGATGACCAGACCCTCCGAGAATTTGTGGCTCGATTTCAAATGGAGC GCTTTCACTCAAGGGCTCAATTCGAGAAGCTCGGTTACATCTATGAAGCTAAAGCAAAATCTAATAGAGTACCCGGTAAAGGGAGTGATCGATCGAAGAGAATGGTAGATCGGGATTCCAGATCGTCATATGACAGGTACCAGCCTTACCCATTCGATCGAAGGGGAAACAGGCGCAACATCGAATCAGGCAAGAATGATAGGAGGAATGATCGAGGCCAAAGTAGTTGTGGATTGATAAATAGAAATGCTGTCGATAGAGCCCCGGGAAACAGAGAAATTCCAAGGTTATCAGAGTATAGTTTTTGCATCGATGTAGCAACCATAGCGGCGGCCGTTATCCGAAACAAAGAAACAAGACATCCAAGGCCAATCCAATCTGATCCAGAGAAGCGGGATAAAAGTCTTATTTGTAAATATCATCACACTCACGGCCATCGAACTGAAGATTGTCAGCAGCTGAGAGAGGAGGTTGGTCGTCTGTTCAATTTGGGacaccttcgagaattcctgagtgaacgagGAAAAACCCATTTCAAGAACCGGGATTCAAACAAGCAGGATAGGCAGGAAGAGCCTCAGCAGGTGATACACATGATCATGGCAGGAATTGACGTTCCCATTAAGCCGGTTGTAAAATTCACCAAAATCTCCATAACGAGGGAAAAGCATATCCGGCATGATGACCTCGATGGTCCCATCTCGTTCAATGACGAAGACATGGAAGGCATCGCCCAGCCGCATAACGACGCACTG GTAGCTCGACcaatatcatccgatggagagttaTCGAACAGCTGGGACTACTAG
- the LOC132606753 gene encoding non-specific lipid-transfer protein 2-like isoform X2, whose protein sequence is MKMVGKIVCFMVLCMVVVAPHAEAVTCDEIHVGAVGCLPYVQNRGPLEGCCGTIESLMKLLKTPQDRKIAGSCVKTALNTIEGIDFGKAAGLPGICGINVPFKGSPSVDCSKVFNKTHLKVQEFKILEIFFKAQVFNSSFGATKGPVI, encoded by the exons ATGAAAATGGTTGGCAAGATAGTATGCTTTATGGTTCTGTGCATGGTGGTGGTTGCACCTCATGCTGAGGCAGTGACGTGCGACGAGATTCATGTTGGCGCGGTTGGTTGCCTCCCGTATGTGCAGAATCGTGGCCCTCTAGAAGGCTGTTGTGGCACAATTGAAAGTCTGATGAAACTTCTCAAAACGCCACAGGACCGTAAGATTGCCGGCAGTTGCGTGAAAACGGCCCTTAATACTATAGAGGGTATTGATTTTGGCAAAGCAGCTGGTCTCCCTGGTATTTGTGGCATCAATGTTCCTTTCAAAGGCAGCCCCTCCGTTGATTGCTCCAA ggttttcaacaaaacccatctcaaggttcaagaattcaagattttggaaatcttcttcaaagctcaagtctttaattcaagttttggagcgactaag GGTCCAGTAATCTGA